Part of the Quercus lobata isolate SW786 chromosome 6, ValleyOak3.0 Primary Assembly, whole genome shotgun sequence genome, AAAGTTGTCTGGTGTAATTAGAAATGGGGATTGGTGTTGGCCTGCTTCTAGATCTGAAACTCTTGTTAGAATTAAAGCTGGTCGGAGTGGTATGGAATTGGCTACTGATGATAAGTAATTTGGTTGCCTACTGCAGATCATAATTTTGATTGTGCTTCAGTATGGGACTAAATTAGAAGGAAGTTTCCAGAGGCTGAATGGTGGGGATCATTTAGTTCTCCAAACATGTCCCAAAACATGTTTTTATATTCTGGCTTGCCACTCAACCAGAGACAGACTTTTTAATTGAGAGTTTGAGAGTATAAAGGTGATCTTTTACGCACTTTCTGTAGAACAAAATATGGAGTCCAGGGACCacctatttttttaatgttctttCACTCAAGAGTATCTGGAAAGTTAAGGTTTAAGTTCAAAAATTATAGAAGAATGGGCAAGTGGGCTTTTAAGCATCTAAAAGGCAAAAACTTGAGGAGTCTGATCTGCAGAATTGCTTGGCAGGCAGTACAGAATTCATGGGGACAGAGTTAAATCTAGATTAGATCTCTTAAAAGCCATAGCTTATAATATGAGAGGGCAACTAGCTTGCTCAAGGAAAGTGAAGAACTCTATTTTAAATAAAGACCTATGCAGCTcatgttgtttattttttattctgtaTAGCTTGCTCAATTAAGCTTGTTTTTATAGGtgtcattttggttttttagaCTCTTCTGGACAGGTTTCTTTCTGTTTTGTCCTTAGACCTTGTACAGCTACTGctgcttgttttgtttgttggttGGTTTATCAAAtactctatcaaaaaaaaaacaaaacaaaaaacaaaatttaaaaagaataaaataaaatattgaatacAACTATTGTTCCTGGAAGAAAATAATCACCTGGTATAAGTCAGCATACGTGATTTTAGGATGTTTAGCCTTCACTTCCTCTgaatcaaaaacaaaagcagGAGCAGAACAGTTAGATGAAAATGAATGCTAATTGGCTTCCAAGATCACTCACTGAGTGGTGAAATTGAATGGAGCTCTTACAAAAATTCATACTATCTACAACCAGTTCTCTAAAAACCATAAAGAAGCAAAAGCTCACCACAAAATTTAACAGCATTTTCCAAACCAGCATTTGCAGTGTGTTTCAACTCCTCCAGATTCCGGATTGAGCCATTAGGACCTCCAGTCTTCGTTTTGGCATCATAGGTTCCAGCACTATGCCAACTGTCAATGATAATGTTATGCAGCATTATTGAAAATTTGCAATTAATTTCAATAGCAGTTTCTCGTGTTTGTAACGGAGACATTAATAAGTGTTCAAATCCACCCTCTCCAtctatcgaattatcaaaaaaataataataataatgagtgATCTATAAGTCGGTACACTGTATCACAAAATGATTCAGTCCATTTCAATATTGAATGCATGTATAAGCTGATTCAGCTAATGGTTGCAAATATAACACATCAGTTTCTTATAGTTCTCTGTTTGGACAATCAAACATATGTGAGAAGAGGAAAAGATAAGTGCAAATACGCTAGGCGGAGCATGATAGGAGCGCAGCCCTTGCTGGAGATGAGAGCACGAAGGTCTCGAAGTGCCTTTTCGATTTCCTTGAGGTACTCTTTGTCTACCACTGGTGTTGCCATGAAATGAGACCGAGTTTGTTAGCACAGATTGCACTttctcaacaaacaaaaacaaagaaggcgcataataaaaacaataatcGAATTTGAAAGTTTATATAaaggatttttttctttttcttttttttttaaacgaaaGGAATGATTGAGTTTGAAGGGAAGGTTAGACTGGTTTTGGCAGAGAAGAAGGAAAGTATTGGTATTTTGCTCTCCTTGGAGGGAAAACAAAACTTTACCATCAAAGTATAtacttttgaagaaaaacattgaaaagaaaaattgctgTCAGAGACTCAAAGTATATACTTtgaaaaaatacatttaaaaatggAGTAGTGTATGAGGCAGGTTCAAATTTGATCTTACaactgaaattaatttttacaaaaaattattggtggtaagtttttattggttaaaatttaaacccaaaactgaaattttttttttttttatgtaacgAGAAAtactatgtccacaatatttttacaacactttcacaataaattctaagtggtATCCTGTTACTGGttgtaaaaaagtaatttaagtaataaattcaaattagaatcaataacaacttatcacttatgttcacaatatttttataacactctcccaacaaatcctaagtgataTGTTGTTACCGGTTGTTACGGGCgggcaaaaaagtaaatttttttttttttttagtgtgacaaaaaagtaatttaagtggtaaattcaaattaaaattaataacaacttaccacttataTTTGTTGTAAAGTGCTGtgtaaaatgttgtaaacataacacttattcttttttttaaataaaaattaataataacctatcatttaagatttgttataaaagtgtaatcaaaatattttgtataaagcatttctctcttaataaaagaaggaaaatattaacaaatgtcTTAAGACTTAAGATCATTGGTTTATGaactatttttataaacattttatTGGATAATAATAAAGCAATTACTTTTTCTAacagatttttatattttccataaaaagtgatgttaaaactttcctaatatagtttattaactATTGTCCTAAAAGTACCAATTAATAAGACCCATAAAAGAAATGAGAATTCTTTTATAGGCTCATTTATggcccgtttggtaatgttattttaataacgttatttgtattttttgaaaatacgtgtgggtaaaaaattatttgaaaatacgTAGACGGGcctcttataaaaaataaataaataaataacaaacgGGCCTTAGTTTCACGCTGGGCCTTGGGCCATCAAAATTCGGAGGGAGCTCCTAGAACGAAACACATCAATCTCCTTAACGCTTTTCTTTTCAGGCTAGTCATTACATGGTCCAAATGAGAAAAGTTAGAAATATTTTCTGGAAACAACACAAAAAGTCACAAAACtagaagcaaaacaaaaatatataaaagattaatagCTAATTTGTTGACTCAGCTTGAGCTAAGCATACTCAATATTATAATCGTGAATTCTCAGTCTGAGGAGGTGGCAATGCTGGAAATCCAAAGAAGATCCGAGGCATTTAGCCTGAAAATGCTCTGATAATGTGATTCCATCATCACTGTTCCCAATAAAATATGAAGCAGTAAAATACAAAGTTTAATTCCCATTGATATACACATTATTCCTTGGCATTGTTTAATCCTGGTGGTTTTTTAAacttcattttttgttgttaggtattgtttttttctctaacaatttatttttaaaagtgtgCATATATTATTCTTTACGGAAGTGGTCTCAAAGTCATGCTTTACACACTGTAATTGCAGTGTATCAAATCAGCTTAAGACAAGCCTAACTAAGAAAATGATAGTGGTTGCTTGGCCGGGATAGAACCAGCGCTTAGTAAGCGGTGGCGACAGCCCGGTTGGAGCTATCAAATGGCTACCATGGATGTATTTGAGCTGACCTTTTTTTCTAATAGAAATctaagagaaatgatatgtccacaatattttcacaagatttttacaacaaatcctaagtgtcagattgttactagttgttattgttggagcaAAAAAAGTAGTCTTAgtattaggttcaaatttgaaccaataattaTTAACcacctaggatttgttgtaaaaatattgtaaacgtaACACCTCTCTTTTTTCTAATGTCTAATTATATTGGTGGATGGGATTAATGGGTTGTGATATGATGTGTTGCTATCTATTCTTGTATTTGAAAAATGTGAGATGGCGCACATTTATTGGAGGGCCTAAACAAAAGTATTTACATCCACATCCGGTTTAAATTTAATCTCATTTTCAAAAggttgaaaaatatatgatagCTAAATAGTATAATAAGCATTATTATTAATTGCAATCAAGCCCattatgttataaaataatactagagatacaaattattttataaaaaattttcaaattgttgatgtagtgagtgattattagtaaatgaaaaataaacaattCAATCCACCACTAAACTATAAAAAATGAACAATTAACTCCCTAATTGATTTGTGGTAGGCCAATATTCTTtgtcaattttgaaaattttgttaaaatcaatgTGGGGGTAAAGTTCATCAGTCAACAGTGGGCCTTGGCACCCATGCGGGGCCCAACCATAACAGGAAGTGAGGACATGGTCAGAAGACTTCCAGCCCAACCCTGTTGGGCCGGGCCGGGCCTGTTTAAgaggcgtccgaggaggaatgtcttcTCGGACGCATCAAATGGGAGTCCAACACACACCCTTCACATAGGGGAAAATCGTCccaaatcaaaggaaaatgctGGACGCACAggggggcaaccacaactgccgcattaaatacAAGGAAGCTACTCTTCCAGCCGTATTAATATGGAGAGGACaggagaacagtattatcttggccagtgcaactcacagaaaaggaggatgatatcctatgggacaggcactcaagtagaggcccagatgATCAATAAGTGTAGGGCCATTATCATtcgaaggatgctatataagagaagaaaacccccatgaTTAGGGGATCGGAAGCTGGAgagcaaaaagtaaggaaaagagagagaaaatgagagaagtTTTATAAGAAAAGCCTAAGTTGTTGTTCCGTGAACTGTTATCCCAGGAGACTTAATAAAACGTTCCCACGTTTaaatggttgcatggcttactaacaATTACATGCACTCTGTCTCgacctagttcttcgacccactctctacaaattcattgttgagggtcttttgggccagaatcgcctgctcactgggcctgggccccaaaatccgcccctacaattggcgccgtctgtgggaagaatttgtgtctcgacaagtgaacagtaagaaatggaaggatcaggccCGCGCCAAACCGGACATGCAGATTCTCAACGgcaggacaattttttaaatgtcgaACGAGGGAATGACCAAGATAACCAACAAGAGGGAAGCGCGAACACCTCTTATATGAGTAAAAGCCGTTCAAAGGGGAAGGATCAtgcatcccatgagaaaaacgATCGAAAGGCTTTACGAAAAGAGATCGATGACTTGAAGAAAAAGCTGCGCCGAGCACAGCAGAAACGTCCTTTACCCTCCTCGGGCTCTAGCAGTGACGAGGATAATGAATATCGGCGAAGATCAAGAACCCCCCCGAGCAAGACCTTTTCCTACGAGGAAGAGAGACCTCGTAAACGCAGCCACAAGAGCCCATCTTACCAAGGCTTGGCCAACGAtgccatgagtaaggccctgGATCGCATCTCCCAGTCGCCGTTTACCCGTAGAATAGAGAAGGCAGcgcttcctcggcggttccatcaaccaacgtttgctatatacaatggtcggaccgacccagtggagcatgtgagccaatttaatcagaggatggccgtccacACCAGGGATGAGGCATTAATGTGTAGGATATTCCCATCTAGCTTGGGacccatggcgatgagatggttcaattcCCTCCAGCcaaattccatagattcctttaaacaACTGACGCAGGCTTTCGGTTCCCGTTTCATCACCAGCACTAGAGTTCCTCGGCCCCTCGATTCCCtcctatccttgtccatgcgggAAGGAGAGACGCTAAAGGCCTACTCGGATAGATATTTGGAAATGTACAACGAGATCGAAGGGAAATATGATGATGTCATCATCAGTACATTCAAAAAGGGCTTGCCGACCGAACAtggcttaagaaagtccctcacCGGAAAGCCAGTCACCagcgtgcgccaactcatgaatcgaattgacaagtacaaaagggtcgaggaggaccagCAGATGGGGAAGGGTAAGGCGAAGGtcgtccctcaggagaggaaggacttcaggtcggaacgaTTTAACAACAGTAACAGGCCGAGAAGGGACTATGTAGAGCAGTCCTGATCTATTGGGGTTCAGGCAGTCCATACTGTGTTCCGAGAACCTCTTCACAAAATCCTAGAGAAGGTGAAGTATGAGCCTTTCTTTcagtggccgaacaagatggctaACGACCCTTTGAAGCGTAATCAGAACCTGTATTGCGCATACCATCAGGAGCCCGGTCACACTACTGATGATTGCAGGAACCTAAAGAACTATTTAGACCGGCTCGTCCAAGAAGGGAAGCTGAGACATCTGCTACATCGCTCTGAAGGATGGCAAGAACCATCAAACAATGAAACCAGACAAAGTACGTtgaggccacccattggcacaattaatgtcattctCGCCGCTCCTGGAAGGACAGGCTCTGTCCCCTTCAGGGTAATGTCAGTGAGCAACTTCCCGACTAAGCCAGATGACAGGGAATCCAAGAGGGCTAGAATGAGCACCACGCCATTAATCGGGTTCACGGAAGAAGACAAACAAGGAACTATccaaccccacgatgatgccttAGTCGTGACACTCAAGATAGGAGGTTATGACGTCAAAAGGGTGCTGGTTGATCAAGGCAGCGCAgtggagataatgtaccctgatttgtATAAGGGATTGAACTTGAAGCAGGAAGACCTGTTGCCATACGATTCCCCCCTAGTTAGCTTTGAAGGAAAGGTCGTCATCCCGAGAGGCATGATTAGGTTGCCTGTGCAAACAGACTCAGAGGTGGTAGAAGTGAACTTCGTTGTAGTAGATGCATACTCCCCTTACACAGCCATCATGGCCCGGCCATGGCTTCATACACTAGGGGTTGTGTCGTCAACCttgcaccaaaaggtgaaatatccGTCAGGAGGTCAGATCAAAGAGATAATAGGGAACCAGGGAGTAGCTAGGCAATGCATGATGTCGGCAATCTTGCGGCAGCAGGATCGCTTAACTTCCACGCCAACCGAGAGCGGCTTATAGCAATTACTGACTACGGTCCCAACTGCGGGCAGTGGAGGACCAACCATGGAGGTGAACTGTGAGGAGTTGGAGAAAGTACTTGTCGGATCTGACCCTGagatattttttcaaattggctCAGAATTGCCGCCCC contains:
- the LOC115950454 gene encoding uncharacterized protein LOC115950454, with the protein product MANDPLKRNQNLYCAYHQEPGHTTDDCRNLKNYLDRLVQEGKLRHLLHRSEGWQEPSNNETRQSTLRPPIGTINVILAAPGRTGSVPFRVMSVSNFPTKPDDRESKRARMSTTPLIGFTEEDKQGTIQPHDDALVVTLKIGGYDVKRVLVDQGSAVEIMYPDLYKGLNLKQEDLLPYDSPLVSFEGKVVIPRGMIRLPVQTDSEVVEVNFVVVDAYSPYTAIMARPWLHTLGVVSSTLHQKVKYPSGGQIKEIIGNQGVARQCMMSAILRQQDRLTSTPTESGL